The following coding sequences are from one Epinephelus fuscoguttatus linkage group LG7, E.fuscoguttatus.final_Chr_v1 window:
- the LOC125891877 gene encoding INO80 complex subunit C-like — protein sequence MASQIPITVRAPPTAASSAANRGKKRPGSPAVCAAGQQVTGSSGGKKKKGQLTATPTTTQTQVTAVESVAEVKAVGTVDSGAAVVTESTVKPPPFKDPTFMHSGIGGAAAGKKNRTWKNLKQILALERTLPWKLNDPNYYNIDAPPSLKPTKKYSDISGLPANYTDPQTKLRFTSCEEFSYIRLLPTDVVTGYLALRKATCIVP from the exons ATGGCGTCTCAGATCCCCATCACGGTCCGAGCCCCGCCGACAGCCGCCAGCTCTGCCGCTAACCGGGGGAAGAAACGTCCCGGTAGTCCGGCGGTTTGTGCCGCCGGTCAGCAGGTCACCGGGAGCAGCGGCggtaagaagaagaaagggcAGCTGACAGCGACACCAACAACTACACAGACACAG GTAACAGCAGTGGAGTCTGTGGCTGAGGTAAAAGCAGTGGGAACAGTTGACAGCGGTGCAGCTGTCGTCACAGAGTCCACAGTAAAACCTCCACCGTTCAAAGACCCCACGTTCATG CATTCTGGGAttggaggagcagcagcgggTAAAAAGAACAGGACCTGGAAGAACCTCAAACAGATTCTGGCTTTGGAGCGGACGTTACCCTGGAAGCTCAACGATCCCAACT aCTACAACATTGACGCCCCTCCCTCTTTGAAGCCAACCAAGAAATACTCTGACATCTCCGGACTCCCT GCGAACTACACAGACCCTCAGACTAAACTACGCTTCACGTCCTGTGAGGAGTTCTCCTACATCCGCCTCCTCCCCACTGATGTCGTTACCGGATACTTAGCCCTTCGAAAGGCAACTTGCATCGTACCCTGA